Part of the Diabrotica virgifera virgifera chromosome 6, PGI_DIABVI_V3a genome, actgtcactgtcttgtcatcatattctatttgactcagtgcgttgtatgacagatagcgaatgttcgatttggaaaatatcaccacggacatggtgtccgaattttcgaatcatgaaaaaactaataaatattaaaaaaaaattaaacgcagaatgaaagactaaattattatcgagggccgaaagtcccttagtagcccaataaatgaccgttttggagtgtaattttcaggggcaactcagAATTGCATGGAAATTTGGATTTAttttctacttaccctccacttcaaagttgaaattgtgccgttggttgcttttacttggggggtgacagtcaccccttctcgaggggtGAAAAACGCtcgtttaaaataagcccggaaatggataaattggcaGATTATAAGCAATTTtcgttctataaaattttttacggaagtcaatacttttcgagttattcgcgattaaatatgttgatttttcgacaaaaaaattacGCTTTCAGaccggttttcgcaaataactcaaaaagtggatattttatcgaaaaaaatattcctagcaaaagtgtagattataaaaaattgaaaaaaatggtttatcagtaaagtctataaattgagtaaaagcaaagttgtagcttatgaaaaattcgttcttattcgtctaattccaaatcgaataattcaacgcgaaatcaccgaaaaattcagcacttttcgggaaaaacttattaaaatttttaaagtatctaaaaaaagctttatatttgttttttacaaaagtttctagcatcaaaaataaacgagttacactgaaaaaaaagtcggcccatttttttggtaaaaaaaaatcgtgaaaacctgcCTCTATTTAgtaccctaaataaaattaatcgttgccgctttaccatttattttaactctatgtggattgtttatatgacctgtaagctttattggtttaaagtgcttatttttttaaaaatttggttttatagtaaaaaaaatttttctaaaaatttttgaaaattttccttttttcaaaataacaaaaattattagtgataagaaaaatcttaaccagtaaaaaatgtacgttttgctattataaatatgcttgtttcattttgtttttccgtaagacaaaaattggtttagatttggctgttcaaaatttgcatacactcgtgattagtgacccgttcaagcttttttaactataaccctttcaaaaataaacattttaaaccggtgagaccgacagatcatataaaaaatagataagtaagtaaattgtttgtaaagcgatagcgattaatttcatttggggagctaaacacggggagattttcataatttttttaccaaaaaaaaagaggaccaactttgttttgagcgtaacttgcttatttgGAATGCTAGAAACttgtataaacaattaaaataaagctttttataaaaactttaaaaaagtttgaatgggtttttcccgaaaagtgcttatttttcggtgatttcaccttgaaatattcgatttggaattagacgaataagaacgtgttttccatgagctacaactttgtttttactcaatcgatagactttactgatacaccatttttttttcggttttttataagctacacttttactaggaatattttttttgatcaaatatttactttttgagttatttgcgaaaaaccgtctgaaaacgtagttttttttgtcgacaaataaacattttcaatcgcaaataactcgaaaattattgacttacataaaaaactatacagaacaaaagttgcttaaaatcagtcaatttatccatttccggtcttatcttgaacttatgttttttcacccctgagaaggggcgactgtcaccccccaagtaaaagcaaccaacggcacaatttcaacttcgaaatggagggtaagtagaacctaaatccaaattttcatgcaattcgtagttgcccctgaaaattacacggtatagGTCCGGTTTTTCAGTGGGCCAGTATTTTAACCCTTATAGCGTTTTTCAGTGATTTAAATCAAGTTAAGAAAATCTCGGTTGGCTAACcacttttttcttctgttggTAGCAGTAACTGTACGTGCGCAAGTGCAATTCGAGAAATAATGatcaatttgacagaaaaataaataaaagacaatttcataaccaaattaaaaaaatgattaatgcaATGCAATATCAAGTTCGGAATCTTTGTTTAGTTCATAACGTCTACCTCGGTTTCATAACAGAAGAGAATTAGAATTACTGGGACGATTCAAACTTTTCTTCCGATTTTGTTTGTCAAAGACCACGGTCTTATCACTATTTGAACAGATTGACCAGGAAATAAGTCAGAATCTTTGgtaaataattaagtattttgctgtgtagacaaatataaaataatattttttaaatattactaggaatcatgcattaaatcctgttacagtaagtgtaaacataggtacctgttaaagttatatttaaatatatttccttataattccttcctatattataataacgataataatttataatttcaataataataatttccttataatAATAAGGAGGTATTAGAATACTTCCCGCGATGAAACAAAATAACATAACCCAACTAATCCCTTCTGTCAGGCaggtactcaaaaaaataaacatgatgcattcactgcaccaatgcgcaagcgtaaccgcaaaattcggagttaaaccatcTAACGAGGATCGTTTAAAATCGTGGTTAACTTAAACGAGTTTAAGctctaacctagtactgaaaaactgattaaacatgaatatttcggtgaccaaaaaataaataggttaacccagcactgaaaaaccggcccaTAGCCGTATTTCCCGTACATTTACTGGGCtatagaatatataaaaagtttcttttgaatgagatatttgaaattaaaaatcacactacattttctcttagtttttcacccctgtaacttattaaaataaacattatagaagttttcagtgactttcggccatcggtaagaacgtaatctttcattctgcgtttaaatttttcaaaaatacttggtagttttctcaggattcgaaaaaaatgaatccccatttaaataccattgcagccaaaaatacgtacccatccccttaaagcTGTTTTCTCAGACAGTTGGTTTGAAAAGATATGACATTACATACTGGAGAAAGAGATTACATGTGTGaagtttgttttaagcaatttactcaAGAATATTCTTTGAAAATTCATTTGACAGCGCACACTAGAAAGAAGACTTAAATTGTATAAGATATATTGTAATAAATATGGATGTAATTATATACAATTGTGTTCTTATTCTTAACGTGCCGTCTTCTGTCGAAGTTTGGCGATTAGCATGATTATTTGAACTCTGTTCACTGTTGCCCTACAAAGCTAGTTAGATGAGCAATTAAGCCATTCTCTGAGATTACACACCTATCACATTCGTGTTCTTCCAACGTTACTTTTTCCTAAAATCTTTCCCTGCATGATAATCTGCAGAAACTGGTATTTTGCTCCTCTCATCACGTTAAAAGTACAGTAGTTTTCGtatctttatttcattagtaAGTTCGGTATCTTTTGAAAGTCTGCAGGATTTCTTCATTCCTGACTCTATATTATAAAAATACGTTACATATTTGTATTCAATGGGTGTATCATCCCAATTATAGATTAGAGCTGGCTCCTTTTTATTTCGTTTCAACGAAGGATATAAATATAAAGTGGAATAACTtacatatacagtgagcacgtaaaggttggaataaattcattttttcgagaatgtaCGATTTTGGAAAGAAATCCCGAAAtgggtcaatttttatttttagattgggactttttggcatatataccatactagtgacgtcacccatctgggcgtgatgacgtcatcgatgatatttttaaataggaataggggtcgtgtgatagctcatttgaaagataattcaattctctattcagtaatataaccattaatataattttttatacagggtggcgaaaaaaatattttttggattaaatttactgacaaaaagaaaaattcaagtaacttatttaattcaaaatacattttactgctctcagaaaacagaaaaaaatgtttaattgaaaaataatcattgattttcgcttaaattaaatgttcaaactgtcaagaggaaggtgggtcggtgggtggctgctttaatactgaatttaagcaaaaaacaatatttttatttgtcaaataaacattatttcctgttttctgataggagtaaaatgtattttgagttaaataaattacacacattcttctttttatgtcaataaatttaattcaaaaaatttttttggacaccctgtataaatatttatgttaatgtttatattactgaatagataattgaattacctttcaaatgaggtatcacacgacccctattctcatttaaaaaaatcgtagatgacgtcatcacgcccagatgggtgacgtcactagtatgatatatatgccaaaaaatcgcaatttaaaaataaaaattgacctgtttcgggatttttttccaaaatcgtccattctcgagaaaatgaatttattacaacctttacgtgctcactgtatatgtaggtacttacactATATCACAGAtactcaaaacggacgcctatggtcAGTAtttgacctctggaagataaatagtcgtaccagttttcgtttttctaaataaaaccGATCTggagatattaaaaataaactaattacaagatgccatcttcaaagagctctaactcCCTTAGGAATCATtgtcggactagatgaattgagttaaattgtcttaaaattatctgaggaatctccggtctttgtttgtcaggagagtttctggacaccctgtataatagattaattaaaaattaaattaattaataattaaaaaggcaggtcataagttaaatcacatattctagaaccaaaaatagtttgacttaacctaacttacctttgcaCAAAtgagcacataaaaaagttacagccctttgaagtttcaaaatgaaaatcgatgttttccaatatatcgaaaactattaaatattttttattgaaaatagacatatGACATTattatggcagaaacatcttaaaaaacacatatttaacaataattgatggattcgaccgttacttgatggaagttcattttatctaacaataaaacactgaaaacgtttgttttctatacttccacaaaatttattatatctaagtgactacagctgtttcggcggagtgcctttctcaagtaatatagtttacaatgtgtttgcctttttaatcttcaactgaagaggttgaggagtggggagctgtttgtctcgagttggtcattcagaattacatctgtatttttcagtttattaatttccatagattctaaaaaagatagcttaaggcctttattttgaatatgtagaatttgaaactcttcattgaaagaatgattatgatctagaaggtgaagtgcgtatgtagaagtgtctgtttttctattgttgaatgcccttttgtgttctgctatccgtttgtcaaaagttctgccagtttgaccgatgtacgttttcggacagtcaccacaagttagtttgtacacaccactctgtagttgctttctctttcggcttttattgttcttaatatatttgcttaagttgttgttagttctgaaagctggtgttattcctttcttttttatgtatctggctattgttgttgttatcttgccagtatatgtgagagagcagaaggtactgggttctttctgtggtggtggatacactaatttcagggctttcttatggagtttttggtttaaaattttgttaactgtttgttcgttatagccgttgtttactgctatttgtttaatgatgtttagttctatttcgaagttattttttgtcatgggaatttctgtcagtctatgtatcatgctatggtaggctgctaatttgtgttgtgtaggatgggatgatgaattgtgtatagttgtgtcagtatgggtaggtttatgatatatggagaactcatgtttgttgtgtagtctggaaatcgttacatctagaaagtttatagagttattctgttctgtttctactgtaaactcaatattattatgaagtgaattaatatatgatagaaattggtcaagttgtctgttagttcctgtaaagcatactagtatatcatccacgtatctccaccaatataagaactgtttaaatacgggatgtttagaaattgttgtttcaagttggttcataaatatatctgatagcaatgggcttagaggattacccataataagtcctgcactgttgtttatgtatatttgattattgaattcaaaatagtcttgatttatgcaaatttcaagaaggtgtaaaatttcagatgcaatgatcggatttgtactattatggtctaaaagattcttaactaaaacaaaagtttctgtaggaggaacactaggaaaaattttcacctaaattcaccgtaaaaaatacactagaactagttaataaaatacaacattttcaattgcccaaaaactccagactaatttcatttgacgtaaaaaatctttttcctagtgttcctcctacagaaacttttgttttagttaagaatcttttagaccataatagtacaaatccgatcattgcatctgaaattttacaccttcttgaaatttgcataaatcaagactattttgaattcaataatcaaatatacacaaacaacagtgcaggacttattatgggtaatcctctaagcccattactatcagatatatttatgaaccaacttgaaacaacaatttctaaacatcccgtatttaaacagttcttatattggtggagatacgtggatgatatactagtatgctttacaggaactaacagacaacttgaccaatttctatcatatattaattcacttcataataatattgagtttacagtagaaacagaacagaataactctataaactttctagatgtaacgatttccagactacacaacaaacatgagttctccatatatcataaacctacccatactgacacaactatacacaattcatcatcccatcctacacaacacaaattagcagcctaccatagcatgatacatagactgacagaaattcccatgacaaaaaataacttcgaaatagaactaaacatcattaaacaaatagcagtaaacaacggctataacgaacaaacagttaacaaaattttaaaccaaaaactccataagaaagccctgaaattagtgtatccaccaccacagaaagaacccagtaccttctgctctctcacatatactggcaagataacaacaacaatagccagatacataaaaaagaaaggaataacaccagctttcagaactaacaacaacttaagcaaatatattaagaacaataaaagccgaaagagaaagcaactacagagtggtgtgtacaaactaacttgtggtgactgtccgaaaacgtacatcggtcaaactggcagaacttttgacaaacggatagcagaacacaaaagggcattcaacaatagaaaaacagacacttctacatacgcacttcaccttctagatcataatcattctttcaatgaagagtttcaaattctacatattcaaaataaaggccttaagctatcttttttagaatctatggaaattaataaactgaaaaatacagatataattctgaatgaccaactcgagacaaacagctccccactcctcaacctcttcagttgaagattaaaaaggcaaacacattgtaaactatattacttgagaaaggcactccgccgaaacagctgtagtcacttagatataataaattttgtggaagtatagaaaacaaacgttttcagtgttttattgttacatATTTAACACTTAACAGTGAAATTtctgtaccccataaaaattttatggtggttttgttccCTGAAAcctccccccaaacttttgtgtaggttgcaattaaattattattgtggtaccattagttaaaacacaatgtttttaaacctttttgcctcttaatatttttttcgataaaccagtttttatcgagatgtggtttattttttaatatgtttcaaaatatgcCGGACAAAtgtatattataattaaaatttcatattaccaggtctctataatcttaccCAACTATTAAGAAATCAGTGGTGGATTTTTCAAATTAATGTTCAAAATATcgcaataaaaactggcttatcgaaaaagccataagaaacaaaaaaagttttaaaaagattttGTTTAGCTAATGATGCCACAGTaggtaataatttaattggaatgtacaaaAAAACCCCTATAaagtttttatggggtgcacaattACTCTGTACTTTTTCTAAGATATTACATTTTCAATAAGAAATCTCTAaaaaaggtacgtatccataagATACAAGGGTGATCCGCGCTCGGTGTaacagctccacatagtggatactgGTGATCGTCGCTCTGCGCTCACCTTCTCCTATtgaaccggtttgcggtttatatggaggggagcgcatgccgtatccatttgatcAGCTACACTGAGCGCGGATCACCCTTGTAGGGATACGTAccttaatagttttcgatatacatattgaaaaaaatcgattttcattttgtgactTCAAACGGCTGTcactttttttatgtgcaaattttttgtactaaggtaagtccTAGAATATGTGATGTTTATTTGTACCAAAGTAAGTTAGATTCAATCCAActgtttttggtcccagaatatgtgatttaatttatatcctgcctttttgttacactctGCATTTTGCTGATTCTTGTCAGTGAAGTTTTTCTGTCTGTATTAGCGTTTATGAATATATTAGTATCTGgcatttcattatattttagttTTGTTTATTACTACATCAATTCCTACTAAATTTTCTTTTGATGCTATATATTGAttctatataaataaatgtttatgTTTTGGTTCTTATTTTAGATGTTTCCCAGAAGAAATTATCAGAAATCGAAGTTAACAACACAGCTGAACATGAATGCaagaaaaaacaagaaataagtCTTAATCATGATGACATAGCACTTACAAATTATATTTCTTCTGATGGTTTCCCTTACAAAAATAATTTCAAGGAACATACGAATGATCAGACTGAAAGAAAGCttcacaaatgtgaaatttgttttaagcaagtTACTACAGCAACTGgtttgaaaagacatttaagagtgcacactggagaaaagccttataagtgtgaaatttgttttaagcggtTTAATCGAacaagtaatttgaaaacacatttgagagtgcatactggagaaaagccttgTCGGTGTGAAATTTGCTTCAAGCAGTTTAGATTTGCAGATGGTTTAAAAATGCATTTGAGAGTGCATGCTGGAGAAAAGCcgcacaagtgtgaaatttgttttaagaagttTACTGCAAGCAGTCaattgaaaacacatttgagaatacacactggagaaaaaccttacaagtgtgaaatttgttttaagcagtgtTCTCAATCAAGCGATTTAAAGAGACATTTGAAAACCCACACTAAAGAAacgccttataagtgtgaaatttgttttaaacagtttagtgaaTCAGgccatttgaaaacacatttgagagtgcacactggagaaaagccttataagtgtgaaatttgttttaagccgtTTAGTGAATCAggtcatttgaaaacacatttgagagtgcacactggagaaaagccttataagtgtgaaatttgttttaagcggtTTACTCGAACAGATgatttgaaaatacatttaagagtgcacactggagaaaagatgtacaagtgtgaaatttgttttaagaaatttactACAAGAAGTcaattgaaaatacatttgagaatacacactggagaaaaagcttacaagtgtgaaatttgttttaagaaatttactACAAGAAGTcaattgaaaatacatttgagaatacacactggagaaaaagcttacaagtgtgaaatttgttttaagcagtgtTCTCAATCAAGCAATTTAAAGAGACATTTGAAAACACACACTGGAGAAacgccttataagtgtgaaatttgttttaagcagtttactcaagCAGGTACTTTGAAACGCCATATGGGATCACACAACTAACAAAGATGTGAGATTTGGTATAGGTACTTTTTTCGAAATTTCTGGTCTCATGTTTGAGAAATCAGCATCTAACTTGAGTTGAACTGGCAAATCGTCTGAGCGAAGTAAGAAATATGGATGTAAGCAGATATCTTCGACGACTTTTAAAGGGTAATTTATTATCCAGAAGGCCTATCTCCACTACTTTCCACAGAAATCGCGGAGCTCGCCTTGACTTTATAAGAGAACATAAAAACTGGAATGACGCAGATTGAAGCAATGTATTGATCTTGTTTGGGCTGGTATAAGTTCAGAAGCCCATACTGATTTAGTTATTGTGGATAGAGGTTCTATGACGGCTGCAAGATACATAACAAGTAGTATTTTAGATCAGCATGTGGTACCTGTTGCTCCTTTCACTggacctaattttatttttatggaCGACAACGCGCGTTCTCACCGTGCTGAAATCGTCAACCAATACAATAAATCAACTTTGAAGCTTACTTGTTAAGCGGTTTAGTATTTTAATATAGGcgattttaaaaaacatttaataatgcaCGCTGGAGAAAAGCcgtaaatgtgaaatttgttttagcaCTTTCCTCGAACTGATGTATTGAAAAAGCATGACATTGCATGTATGAAGTTTGTTTTAAGTAGGTTACTCAAGATTATTCTTTGAAAATTCACTTGAGAGCGCACACTGGAGAGAAGATTTAAATTGTATGAGATATAATGTAATAAATATGGATTTAATTATGTACAATTATTGTGTTCTTATTCTTAAGGTGCCGTCTTTtgtcgaaggttggcgatcagcATGATTACTTGAACTCTGTTTACTGTTGTCATACAAAGCTAGTTAGATGATAgcccagtcgggttagacgaataacaggcctaaccttgcatgccgagctggcccaaattttatttttctaatctttagtggaggtcaatagtagtgtaaatttaaaatcacgactgaattccgccgttgcgttagccgtaattttgattttaaacgagaactgtttttgctcaacATCTACATACCCCATTTAAAACAAAAGTATGAGAACTACAATTGTTGTAAATGTGTTTTTCTacaatttcttttattataattttttgcgTGCTTTTGATATTTTCCGACTTATGGGGGAAAATAATGaaagttagagcataattattgaattatttaatttattattactCTTACGACAAAAATGTATCTATTTATTAGCATAAGAGCTGTGAGATATTTTtcagtaggtattttaggcaacctgaaaatttttcaggtgactcttatagcctaatacaaaaatgccgttTTGGCTGGAGAGTAGCGgttatttttcccaaaaatcccccccccccccccacaaagttaaaaaaagaataaacattttattttattttaaaaaatatcattgacgtgactttaaagtaaatttaaatactcagatataaagaaaataaactggccaggcgattttaactctgcaagatacttgcatgtgcgccccaggattattttcagggggtgcatctgaacttcagaagatttcatctgaatctgtacatactattaacgagtataaaatatacaactatacatccatagctatgtacattccttccggacagggaggtgcaattgttattttgacagggtactatttaatattaaaaatacatattctaaaaaagacaggttttttttggggaaattttccaactgccatgtgatcaaacaaattacgcgtgcataaaaatgaaaagcgctataggcacagattaacccaacacagaTGCGAAAGCTATGCTATGATGCCAGTacaaaaattggtaaccttgaaaCTAAGGAGCACAGTTGTTGTGCCGGTGTTTGCACCAATACAATTGATAACTTACAAAATAGTTCATTTGgtctataatacttacttttacaCCTGATTTGatatttactatatttacactaaaaattaagacaaacaaaacttaacAAAACATGTGTTAAacgaaaaaggaaataaaaatacaataggtAATTTGGGAATTCTAGGTATGTCCTTAATAAAACAAGAGAAAATTAACTAACTGTTAGAAAAGTGACAATCGTTAAAGATTTATATATAAATGGtcatttattttaagtgatgatatgaatggattacaacaccttttaaatgccattgacacagtgggaagagagtttggcctaaatataaactgttcaaaaacaaaatacatggtatttagccgtttggcccatcaagattcaagGTTGtatatatgttgatggtcatataattcaaagagtacccagttttaaatatcttggttgccatattactgaacaactagatccagataaagagataaaatgtagaatcgagatagccagcacatttttaaaaatgaggtcattcttctgtaatgataccttgcaacttaaACTTCGAAAGcacatgattaaatgctacatttggtcagtcctcttgtatcgtgtcgaagcatggacattaaaaatatccaccattaaccgtttggaggcctttgaaatgtggctgcacagacgtattctgaaaataccatggacggctatgctgaca contains:
- the LOC126885828 gene encoding zinc finger protein 664-like isoform X1, with translation MTKDIESELSKSTDLGNFKQEPEDESTMEVKDEIKEESEEDQGYMESQLSRTLDLGDLKNEPDKDNLDVSQKKLSEIEVNNTAEHECKKKQEISLNHDDIALTNYISSDGFPYKNNFKEHTNDQTERKLHKCEICFKQVTTATGLKRHLRVHTGEKPYKCEICFKRFNRTSNLKTHLRVHTGEKPCRCEICFKQFRFADGLKMHLRVHAGEKPHKCEICFKKFTASSQLKTHLRIHTGEKPYKCEICFKQCSQSSDLKRHLKTHTKETPYKCEICFKQFSESGHLKTHLRVHTGEKPYKCEICFKPFSESGHLKTHLRVHTGEKPYKCEICFKRFTRTDDLKIHLRVHTGEKMYKCEICFKKFTTRSQLKIHLRIHTGEKAYKCEICFKKFTTRSQLKIHLRIHTGEKAYKCEICFKQCSQSSNLKRHLKTHTGETPYKCEICFKQFTQAGTLKRHMGSHN